Proteins encoded in a region of the Mycolicibacterium chitae genome:
- the rplE gene encoding 50S ribosomal protein L5 — translation MTTVETTEKVQPRLKQRYREEIKDALLKEFEYANVMQIPGVVKVVVNMGVGDAARDAKLINGAVNDLALITGQKPEIRKARKSIAQFKLREGMPIGARVTLRGDRMWEFLDRLISISLPRIRDFRGLSPKQFDGTGNYTFGLTEQSVFHELDVDSIDRPRGMDITVVTSATNDDEGRALLRALGFPFKEN, via the coding sequence ATGACCACTGTGGAAACCACCGAGAAGGTTCAGCCCCGGCTGAAGCAGCGCTACCGCGAGGAGATCAAGGACGCGCTGCTCAAGGAATTCGAGTACGCCAACGTGATGCAGATCCCGGGCGTGGTCAAGGTCGTGGTGAACATGGGCGTGGGCGACGCCGCCCGCGACGCGAAGCTGATCAACGGCGCGGTCAACGACTTGGCGCTGATCACCGGCCAGAAGCCGGAGATCCGCAAGGCCCGCAAGTCCATCGCGCAGTTCAAGCTGCGTGAGGGCATGCCCATCGGCGCCCGCGTGACCCTGCGCGGCGACCGGATGTGGGAGTTCCTGGATCGACTGATCTCGATCTCGCTGCCCCGTATCCGCGACTTCCGTGGACTGAGTCCGAAGCAGTTCGACGGGACCGGCAACTACACCTTCGGCCTGACCGAGCAGTCGGTGTTCCACGAGCTCGACGTGGACTCGATCGACCGCCCCCGCGGCATGGACATCACCGTCGTCACCTCGGCGACAAATGACGACGAAGGACGAGCGCTGCTGCGGGCTCTCGGCTTCCCGTTCAAGGAGAACTGA
- the rplX gene encoding 50S ribosomal protein L24, translating into MKVHKGDTVLVISGKDKGAKGKVLVAYPTRNRVLVEGVNRIKKHTAVSANERGASSGGIVTQEAPIHVSNVMVVDSDGKPTRVGYRTDEESGKRVRIAKTNGKDI; encoded by the coding sequence ATGAAGGTCCACAAGGGCGACACCGTCCTCGTCATCTCCGGCAAGGACAAGGGTGCCAAGGGCAAGGTCCTGGTTGCCTACCCGACCCGTAACCGGGTCCTGGTCGAGGGCGTCAACCGCATCAAGAAGCACACCGCGGTCTCGGCGAACGAGCGCGGCGCCTCCTCGGGCGGCATCGTCACCCAGGAAGCCCCGATCCACGTCTCCAACGTGATGGTCGTCGACTCCGACGGCAAGCCCACCCGGGTGGGATACCGCACCGACGAAGAGAGCGGCAAGCGCGTCCGCATCGCCAAGACCAACGGCAAGGACATCTGA
- the rplN gene encoding 50S ribosomal protein L14, whose product MIQQESRLKVADNTGAKEILCIRVLGGSSRRYAGIGDVIVATVKDAIPGGNVKRGDIVKAVVVRTVKERRRADGSYIKFDENAAVIIKADNDPRGTRIFGPVGRELREKRFMKIVSLAPEVL is encoded by the coding sequence GTGATTCAGCAGGAATCGCGGCTCAAGGTCGCCGACAACACGGGCGCCAAGGAGATCTTGTGCATCCGCGTTCTCGGTGGCTCGTCGCGTCGCTACGCCGGCATCGGTGATGTCATCGTGGCGACCGTCAAGGACGCCATCCCCGGCGGCAACGTCAAGCGCGGCGACATCGTCAAGGCGGTCGTGGTGCGCACCGTCAAGGAACGGCGTCGGGCCGACGGCAGCTACATCAAGTTCGACGAGAACGCGGCCGTGATCATCAAGGCCGACAACGACCCGCGCGGTACCCGCATCTTCGGACCCGTCGGTCGTGAGCTTCGCGAAAAGCGCTTCATGAAGATCGTCTCGCTGGCCCCGGAGGTTTTGTAA
- a CDS encoding arylsulfatase has translation MAAEFNGRIELDIRDSEPDWGPYAAPTAPEGAPNVLYLVWDDVGIATWDCFGGLVDMPNMSRIAERGVRLSQFHTTALCSPTRAALLTGRNATTVGMATVEEFTDGFPNSSGRIPNETALLSEVLAERGWNTYCVGKWHLTPLEESNLAASKRHWPLGRGFERFYGFLGGETDQWYPDLVYDNHPVPAPATPEDGYHLSKDLADKAIEFIRDAKAIAPDKPWFSYLCPGAGHAPHHVFADWADRYRGRFDMGYERYREIVLENQRLMGLVPPDTELSPLNPYEDVTGPDGQPWPQQDTVRPWDSLNDDEKRLFCRMAEVFAGFLSYTDDQIGRLLDYLEDSGQLDNTIIVVISDNGASGEGGPNGSANEVKFFNGYVDSIEESLRYYDELGTPSTYGHYPIGWAMAFNTPYKLYKRYASHEGGIADPAIISWPKGIAAQGETRDVYVNVCDVTPTVFDLLGITPPATVRGIPQKPLDGVSFAAMLKDPGFPTGKDTQFYSMLGTRGIWHKGWFANAVHPAAPSGWGNFDADRWELFHLEADRSQCHDLAEQHPERLEELKALWFSEAAKYNGLPLADLDVFAMFGRWRPYLVGDRQRFTYYPGAAEVGPGAGVELRGQTFSVLVEVSVEDPGAAGVLFKHGAGHGGHVLFVADGALRYVYNFMGEDEQTVVAPGAVTVGEHVFGVRYDRTGTVEGSHTPLGTVSLYVDDAVVASRADVRAHPGTFGLAGSGLTVGRNDGQTVSSAYAAPFAFTGGTIAKAVVDISGAPYVDIETEVAAAFAKD, from the coding sequence ATGGCTGCTGAGTTCAACGGCAGGATCGAGCTGGATATCCGCGACTCCGAGCCGGATTGGGGCCCGTACGCGGCGCCGACGGCACCCGAGGGCGCGCCCAACGTGCTCTATCTGGTGTGGGACGACGTCGGCATCGCGACCTGGGACTGCTTCGGCGGGCTGGTCGACATGCCCAACATGAGCCGCATCGCCGAACGCGGCGTGCGGCTTTCGCAGTTCCACACCACCGCGTTGTGCTCGCCGACGCGGGCGGCGCTGCTCACCGGCCGCAACGCCACCACCGTCGGCATGGCGACGGTCGAGGAGTTCACCGACGGCTTCCCCAACTCCAGCGGCCGCATCCCCAACGAGACCGCGCTGCTGTCGGAGGTGCTCGCCGAGCGCGGCTGGAACACCTACTGCGTCGGCAAGTGGCATCTGACCCCGCTGGAGGAGTCCAATCTGGCTGCCAGCAAGCGACATTGGCCGCTGGGCCGAGGCTTCGAACGGTTCTACGGCTTCCTGGGCGGCGAGACCGACCAGTGGTATCCCGACCTGGTGTACGACAACCACCCGGTGCCCGCCCCGGCGACCCCCGAGGACGGTTACCACCTGTCGAAGGACCTCGCCGACAAGGCCATCGAGTTCATCCGCGACGCCAAGGCGATCGCCCCGGACAAGCCGTGGTTCTCCTACCTGTGTCCGGGCGCCGGCCACGCCCCGCATCACGTGTTCGCCGACTGGGCCGACCGCTACCGGGGCCGCTTCGACATGGGCTACGAGCGTTATCGCGAGATCGTGCTGGAGAACCAGCGGCTGATGGGCCTGGTGCCGCCGGACACCGAACTGTCCCCGCTGAATCCCTACGAGGACGTCACCGGACCCGACGGCCAACCGTGGCCGCAGCAGGACACGGTGCGGCCGTGGGACTCGCTGAACGACGACGAGAAGCGGTTGTTCTGCCGGATGGCCGAGGTGTTCGCGGGCTTCCTGAGCTATACCGACGACCAGATCGGACGCCTCCTGGACTATCTCGAGGACTCCGGTCAGTTGGACAACACCATCATCGTGGTGATCTCCGACAACGGCGCCTCCGGGGAGGGCGGCCCGAACGGTTCGGCCAACGAGGTCAAGTTCTTCAACGGCTACGTCGACAGCATCGAGGAAAGCCTGCGCTACTACGACGAACTGGGCACGCCGTCCACCTACGGGCACTATCCGATCGGCTGGGCGATGGCGTTCAACACGCCCTACAAGCTCTACAAGCGCTACGCCTCGCACGAGGGCGGCATCGCCGACCCGGCAATCATCTCGTGGCCGAAAGGCATTGCGGCCCAGGGCGAGACCCGCGACGTCTACGTCAACGTCTGCGACGTCACCCCGACGGTCTTCGACCTGCTCGGGATCACCCCGCCGGCCACCGTGCGGGGCATCCCGCAAAAGCCGTTGGACGGAGTCAGTTTCGCGGCGATGCTCAAGGATCCGGGATTCCCCACCGGCAAGGACACCCAGTTCTACTCGATGCTGGGCACGCGCGGGATCTGGCACAAGGGGTGGTTCGCCAACGCGGTGCACCCCGCGGCGCCGTCCGGCTGGGGCAACTTCGACGCCGACCGCTGGGAGCTGTTCCACCTCGAAGCGGACCGCAGCCAATGCCACGACCTGGCCGAGCAGCATCCCGAGCGGCTCGAGGAACTCAAGGCGCTGTGGTTCAGCGAGGCCGCCAAGTACAACGGTCTGCCGCTGGCCGACCTCGACGTCTTCGCCATGTTCGGGCGCTGGCGGCCCTATCTGGTGGGGGACCGGCAGCGGTTCACCTACTACCCGGGCGCCGCCGAGGTGGGACCCGGCGCGGGCGTCGAACTGCGCGGGCAGACGTTCTCGGTGCTGGTCGAGGTGTCCGTCGAGGACCCGGGGGCCGCCGGGGTGCTGTTCAAGCACGGCGCCGGCCACGGCGGTCACGTGCTGTTCGTGGCCGACGGCGCGCTGCGCTACGTCTACAACTTCATGGGCGAGGACGAGCAGACCGTGGTGGCCCCGGGCGCGGTGACCGTCGGGGAGCACGTGTTCGGCGTGCGTTACGACCGCACCGGCACGGTCGAGGGCAGCCACACCCCGCTGGGGACGGTCTCGCTGTACGTCGACGACGCCGTCGTCGCCAGCCGGGCCGACGTGCGGGCCCACCCGGGCACCTTCGGACTGGCCGGGTCGGGGCTGACGGTCGGGCGCAACGACGGTCAGACCGTCTCGTCGGCCTACGCGGCGCCGTTCGCGTTCACCGGCGGTACCATCGCCAAGGCCGTCGTCGACATTTCCGGCGCGCCGTATGTGGACATCGAGACCGAGGTCGCGGCCGCCTTCGCCAAGGATTGA
- the rpsQ gene encoding 30S ribosomal protein S17 → MAEVSEAKGPKRTPRTEQPRGRRKTAIGYVVSDKMQKTIVVELESRKSHPLYGKIIRTTKKVKAHDENGDAGIGDRVSLMETRPMSATKRWRLVEVLEKAK, encoded by the coding sequence ATGGCAGAAGTATCAGAAGCTAAGGGTCCCAAGCGTACCCCGCGCACCGAGCAGCCCCGCGGCCGTCGCAAGACCGCCATCGGCTACGTGGTGAGCGACAAGATGCAGAAGACCATCGTCGTCGAGCTGGAATCTCGCAAGAGCCACCCGCTCTACGGCAAGATCATCCGGACCACCAAGAAGGTCAAGGCCCACGACGAGAACGGGGACGCCGGTATCGGCGACCGCGTCTCGTTGATGGAGACCCGCCCGATGTCGGCCACCAAGCGGTGGCGCCTCGTCGAGGTGCTGGAGAAGGCCAAGTAG
- the rpmC gene encoding 50S ribosomal protein L29: MAVGISAGELRELTDDELTDRLRESKEELFNLRFQNATGQLNNNRRLRTVRQEIARVYTVLRERELGLAAGPVGEDS, translated from the coding sequence ATGGCAGTGGGAATTTCCGCTGGCGAACTGCGCGAGCTCACCGACGACGAGCTGACCGACCGCCTGCGCGAATCGAAGGAAGAGTTGTTCAACCTGCGGTTCCAGAACGCCACCGGGCAGCTCAACAACAACCGTCGGCTGCGCACGGTGCGACAGGAAATTGCGCGCGTCTACACGGTGTTGCGCGAACGTGAACTGGGTCTGGCCGCCGGGCCCGTTGGTGAGGATTCGTAA
- the rplP gene encoding 50S ribosomal protein L16 produces the protein MLIPRKVKHRKQHHPRQRGLASGGTTVSFGEYGIQALEHAYITNRQIESARIAINRHIKRGGKVWINIFPDRPLTKKPAETRMGSGKGSPEWWVANVKPGRVLFELSYPDEKTAREALTRAIHKLPIKARIVTREEQF, from the coding sequence ATGTTGATTCCGCGTAAGGTCAAGCACCGCAAGCAACATCACCCGAGGCAGCGGGGTCTCGCCAGTGGCGGCACCACCGTGAGCTTCGGCGAGTACGGGATCCAGGCGCTCGAGCATGCCTACATCACCAACCGGCAGATCGAGTCGGCCCGTATCGCCATCAACCGCCACATCAAGCGCGGCGGCAAGGTCTGGATCAACATCTTCCCGGACCGCCCGCTGACCAAGAAGCCTGCCGAAACCCGGATGGGTTCCGGTAAGGGTTCGCCCGAGTGGTGGGTGGCCAACGTCAAGCCGGGTCGCGTGCTCTTCGAGCTGAGCTACCCGGACGAGAAGACCGCACGGGAAGCGCTGACCCGTGCAATCCACAAGTTGCCGATCAAGGCACGCATCGTGACCCGAGAGGAGCAGTTCTGA
- the rpsC gene encoding 30S ribosomal protein S3, whose product MGQKINPHGFRLGITTDWKSRWYADKQYADYVKEDVAIRKLLATGLERAGIADVEIERTRDRVRVDIHTARPGIVIGRRGTEADRIRGDLEKLTGKQVQLNILEVKNPESVAQLVAQGVAEQLSNRVAFRRAMRKAIQSAMRQPNVKGIRVQCSGRLGGAEMSRSEFYREGRVPLHTLRADIDYGLYEARTTFGRIGVKVWIYKGDVVGGKRELPVSAPAGDRPRRERPSGSRPRRSGASGTTATSTDAGRAASEAPVATEAPAAGAAPAQPEATES is encoded by the coding sequence GTGGGCCAGAAGATCAACCCCCACGGCTTCCGGCTCGGCATCACCACCGATTGGAAGTCCCGGTGGTACGCCGACAAGCAGTACGCCGACTACGTCAAGGAAGACGTGGCGATCCGCAAGCTGCTGGCCACCGGCCTGGAGCGCGCCGGCATCGCCGACGTCGAGATCGAGCGGACCCGGGACCGGGTGCGCGTCGACATCCACACCGCACGTCCGGGCATCGTCATCGGCCGGCGCGGCACCGAGGCCGACCGCATCCGCGGCGACCTGGAGAAGCTGACCGGCAAGCAGGTCCAGCTCAACATCCTCGAGGTCAAGAACCCCGAGTCGGTCGCGCAGTTGGTGGCCCAGGGTGTCGCCGAGCAGCTGAGCAACCGCGTGGCGTTCCGCCGCGCGATGCGCAAGGCGATCCAGTCGGCCATGCGTCAGCCCAACGTCAAGGGAATCCGGGTGCAGTGCTCGGGCCGCCTCGGTGGCGCCGAGATGAGCCGCTCGGAGTTCTACCGCGAGGGCCGCGTCCCGCTGCACACGCTGCGGGCCGACATCGACTACGGCCTGTACGAGGCCAGGACCACCTTCGGCCGGATCGGCGTGAAGGTATGGATTTACAAGGGTGACGTCGTCGGCGGCAAGCGTGAGCTGCCCGTGTCGGCGCCGGCCGGTGACCGTCCCCGTCGGGAACGCCCGTCGGGCAGCCGGCCGCGCCGCAGCGGTGCCTCGGGCACCACCGCGACGAGCACCGATGCCGGCCGCGCCGCGTCCGAGGCGCCGGTGGCCACCGAAGCACCGGCGGCCGGGGCTGCGCCGGCACAGCCAGAAGCAACGGAGAGCTGA
- the rplV gene encoding 50S ribosomal protein L22, whose protein sequence is MSTATVTEYPSATAKARFVRVSPTKARRVIDLVRGKSVAEALDILRWAPQAASDPVAKVIASAAANAQNNDGLDPATLVVATIHADEGPTAKRIRPRAQGRAFRIRKRTSHITVIVESRPDNKKNAGTSASAARSRRAQGSKAAGAKKATKPAAKTTATTEASDEAKGGSQ, encoded by the coding sequence ATGAGCACTGCAACAGTTACTGAGTACCCGTCCGCGACGGCCAAGGCGCGGTTCGTCCGCGTCTCGCCGACCAAGGCCCGTCGAGTGATCGACCTGGTCCGCGGCAAGTCCGTCGCCGAGGCGCTCGACATCCTGCGGTGGGCACCGCAGGCCGCCAGCGACCCGGTCGCCAAGGTGATCGCCAGCGCGGCCGCCAACGCGCAGAACAACGACGGCCTGGACCCGGCGACCCTGGTGGTCGCCACCATCCACGCCGACGAGGGGCCGACCGCCAAGCGCATCCGGCCGCGCGCCCAGGGCCGTGCCTTCCGGATCCGCAAGCGCACCAGCCACATCACGGTGATCGTCGAGAGCCGTCCGGACAACAAGAAGAACGCCGGGACCTCGGCCAGCGCCGCGCGGTCGCGTCGGGCGCAGGGCAGCAAGGCTGCCGGTGCGAAGAAGGCCACGAAGCCGGCTGCGAAGACCACCGCTACGACCGAGGCTTCTGACGAAGCGAAGGGAGGCTCGCAGTAG
- the rpsS gene encoding 30S ribosomal protein S19: MPRSLKKGPFVDDHLLKKVDVQNEKNTKQVIKTWSRRSTIIPDFIGHTFAVHDGRKHVPVFVTESMVGHKLGEFAPTRTFKGHIKDDRKSKRR, encoded by the coding sequence ATGCCACGCAGCCTGAAGAAGGGCCCGTTCGTCGACGACCATCTGTTGAAGAAGGTCGACGTGCAGAACGAGAAGAACACCAAGCAGGTCATCAAGACCTGGTCCCGTCGGTCGACCATCATCCCCGACTTCATCGGCCACACCTTCGCCGTCCACGACGGCCGCAAGCACGTGCCGGTGTTCGTCACCGAATCGATGGTTGGGCACAAGCTCGGCGAGTTCGCCCCGACGCGGACCTTCAAGGGTCACATCAAGGACGACCGGAAGAGTAAGCGGCGATGA
- the rplB gene encoding 50S ribosomal protein L2 yields MAIRKYKPTTPGRRGASVSDFAEITRDHPEKSLVRPLHGKGGRNAHGRITTRHKGGGHKRAYRVIDFRRHDKDGINAKVAHIEYDPNRTANIALLHFLDGTKRYIIAPEGLKQGDVIESGANADIKPGNNLPLRNIPAGTVIHAVELRPGGGAKLARSAGVSIQLLGKEGTYASLRMPSGEIRRVDVRCRATVGEVGNAEQANINWGKAGRMRWKGKRPSVRGVVMNPVDHPHGGGEGKTSGGRHPVSPWGKPEGRTRKPNKPSDKLIVRRRRTGKKR; encoded by the coding sequence ATGGCAATTCGCAAGTACAAGCCGACGACCCCCGGTCGCCGCGGTGCCAGCGTCTCCGATTTCGCCGAGATCACTCGCGACCACCCGGAGAAGTCGCTGGTTCGTCCGCTGCACGGCAAGGGCGGGCGTAACGCGCACGGCCGGATCACCACCCGGCACAAGGGCGGTGGCCACAAGCGTGCCTACCGCGTGATCGACTTCCGTCGCCACGACAAGGACGGCATCAACGCCAAGGTCGCCCACATCGAGTACGACCCCAACCGCACCGCGAACATCGCGCTGCTGCATTTCCTCGACGGCACCAAGCGCTACATCATCGCGCCGGAGGGCCTCAAGCAGGGCGACGTCATCGAGTCGGGCGCCAACGCCGACATCAAGCCGGGCAACAACCTGCCGCTGCGCAACATCCCCGCCGGCACCGTGATCCACGCCGTGGAGCTGCGGCCCGGCGGCGGCGCGAAGCTCGCCCGCTCGGCCGGTGTCAGCATCCAGCTGCTCGGTAAGGAAGGCACCTACGCCTCGCTGCGTATGCCGTCCGGCGAGATCCGCCGCGTCGACGTGCGCTGCCGCGCCACCGTCGGCGAGGTGGGCAACGCCGAGCAGGCGAACATCAACTGGGGCAAGGCCGGCCGGATGCGGTGGAAGGGCAAGCGCCCCTCGGTCCGCGGTGTCGTGATGAACCCGGTCGATCACCCGCACGGCGGTGGTGAGGGTAAGACCTCCGGTGGCCGCCACCCGGTGAGCCCGTGGGGCAAGCCCGAGGGCCGCACCCGCAAGCCCAACAAGCCGAGCGACAAGCTCATCGTCCGACGCCGGCGCACCGGCAAGAAGCGCTAG
- the rplW gene encoding 50S ribosomal protein L23: protein MATVTDPRDIILAPVISEKSYGLIEDNVYTFVVHPDSNKTQIKIAIEKIFKVKVDSVNTANRQGKRKRTRTGYGQRKSTKRAIVTLAAGSKPIDLFGAPA from the coding sequence ATGGCAACCGTGACTGACCCCCGCGACATCATCCTGGCTCCGGTCATCTCCGAGAAGTCCTACGGACTGATCGAGGACAACGTGTACACCTTCGTGGTGCACCCGGACTCGAACAAGACGCAGATCAAGATCGCCATCGAAAAGATCTTCAAGGTCAAGGTCGACTCGGTGAACACCGCCAACCGGCAGGGCAAGCGCAAGCGCACCCGCACCGGCTACGGCCAGCGCAAGAGCACCAAGCGCGCGATCGTGACGCTGGCCGCCGGCAGCAAGCCGATTGACCTGTTCGGAGCCCCGGCCTGA
- the rplD gene encoding 50S ribosomal protein L4, which yields MAFTIDVLAPGGKKDGSVELPAELFDVEPNISLMHQVVIAQLAAARQGTHSTKTRGEVRGGGKKPYRQKGTGRARQGSIRAPQYTGGGTVHGPKPRDYSQRTPKKMIAAALRGALSDRARNQRIHAVTELVSGQTPSTKGARTFLESLTDRKKVLVVIGRTDEVGAKSVNNLPGVHVISPDQLNTYDVLNADDLVFSVEALNSFIEANSARTEKEEVSA from the coding sequence ATGGCGTTCACAATTGACGTGCTTGCCCCCGGCGGCAAGAAGGACGGCAGCGTCGAGTTGCCGGCCGAGCTGTTCGACGTCGAGCCGAACATCTCGCTGATGCACCAGGTGGTCATCGCGCAGCTCGCGGCCGCTCGCCAGGGCACGCACTCGACGAAGACCCGCGGCGAGGTCCGCGGCGGCGGCAAGAAGCCGTACCGCCAGAAGGGCACCGGCCGCGCCCGCCAGGGCTCGATCCGCGCCCCGCAGTACACCGGCGGTGGCACGGTGCACGGCCCCAAGCCGCGCGACTACAGCCAGCGCACCCCGAAGAAGATGATCGCCGCCGCCCTGCGCGGGGCACTCTCGGACCGGGCGCGCAACCAGCGCATCCACGCGGTCACCGAGCTGGTGAGCGGTCAGACCCCGTCGACCAAGGGCGCGCGGACGTTCCTGGAGTCGCTGACCGATCGCAAGAAGGTGCTCGTGGTGATCGGCCGGACCGACGAGGTCGGCGCCAAGAGCGTGAACAATCTGCCTGGCGTGCACGTGATCTCGCCGGATCAGTTGAACACCTACGACGTGCTCAACGCCGACGATCTGGTGTTCTCGGTGGAGGCTCTGAACAGCTTCATCGAGGCCAACTCTGCGCGGACCGAGAAAGAAGAGGTGTCGGCCTGA
- the rplC gene encoding 50S ribosomal protein L3: MARKGILGTKLGMTQVFDENNKVVPVTVVKAGPNVVTRIRTPERDGYSAVQLAYGEISPRKVNKPVTGQYAAAGINPRRHLAELRLDDETATAEYEVGQELTAEIFADGTYVDVTGTSKGKGFAGTMKRHGFSGQGASHGTQAVHRRPGSIGGCATPGRVFKGTRMSGRMGNDNITTQNLKVHKVDAENGVLLIKGAIPGRNGGLVMVRTAIKRGEK, encoded by the coding sequence ATGGCTAGAAAAGGCATTCTGGGCACCAAGCTGGGCATGACGCAGGTGTTCGACGAGAACAACAAGGTCGTTCCCGTCACGGTCGTCAAGGCTGGTCCCAATGTTGTGACGCGCATCCGCACCCCGGAGCGCGACGGTTACAGCGCCGTGCAGCTCGCCTACGGCGAGATCAGCCCGCGCAAGGTGAACAAGCCCGTCACCGGTCAGTACGCCGCCGCCGGGATCAACCCGCGCCGGCACCTCGCCGAGCTCCGCCTCGACGACGAGACCGCCACCGCCGAGTACGAGGTGGGCCAGGAGCTGACCGCCGAGATCTTCGCCGACGGCACCTACGTCGACGTGACCGGCACCAGCAAGGGCAAGGGCTTCGCCGGCACCATGAAGCGCCACGGATTCAGCGGTCAGGGCGCCAGCCACGGCACCCAGGCCGTGCACCGTCGGCCCGGTTCGATCGGTGGCTGCGCCACCCCGGGCCGTGTCTTCAAGGGCACTCGCATGTCGGGCCGGATGGGCAACGACAACATCACCACGCAGAACCTGAAGGTGCACAAGGTCGACGCCGAAAACGGCGTGCTGCTGATCAAGGGCGCCATCCCGGGACGCAACGGCGGTCTGGTCATGGTTCGCACCGCGATCAAACGAGGTGAGAAGTAG
- the rpsJ gene encoding 30S ribosomal protein S10, which yields MAGQKIRIRLKAYDHEAIDASARKIVETVTRTGASVVGPVPLPTEKNVYCVIRSPHKYKDSREHFEMRTHKRLIDILDPTPKTVDALMRIDLPASVDVNIQ from the coding sequence GTGGCGGGACAGAAGATCCGCATCAGGCTCAAGGCCTACGACCACGAGGCGATCGACGCCTCGGCGCGCAAGATCGTGGAAACGGTCACCCGTACCGGCGCCAGTGTGGTCGGGCCGGTGCCGCTGCCCACCGAGAAGAACGTGTACTGCGTCATCCGCTCCCCGCATAAGTACAAGGACTCGCGGGAGCACTTCGAGATGCGGACGCACAAGCGGTTGATCGACATTCTCGACCCGACGCCCAAGACCGTTGACGCTCTGATGCGCATCGATCTGCCGGCCAGTGTCGACGTGAACATCCAGTAG
- a CDS encoding hotdog fold domain-containing protein translates to MSQVSAQSTGTFRMWQRLRDRPGGTRLFSAAAMLRVPYFASVLPHVERMEPGLAEVTVPKWFFVHNHLRTVHAIAACNAAEVAMGMAMEATVPRTHRWIPKGMSVAYLAKATTALRATARLDPPDFDAITEGTDVVVAVRITDRAGSEVVHADITTWVTPA, encoded by the coding sequence ATGTCGCAGGTCAGCGCGCAATCCACCGGCACTTTCCGGATGTGGCAACGCCTGCGGGACCGACCCGGCGGCACTCGCCTGTTCTCCGCGGCGGCCATGCTGCGGGTCCCCTACTTCGCCTCGGTCCTGCCGCACGTCGAGCGGATGGAACCCGGCCTGGCCGAGGTGACGGTGCCGAAGTGGTTCTTCGTGCACAACCATCTGCGCACCGTGCACGCCATCGCCGCGTGCAATGCCGCCGAGGTCGCGATGGGCATGGCGATGGAGGCGACGGTGCCGCGCACCCACCGCTGGATCCCGAAAGGCATGTCGGTGGCGTATCTGGCCAAGGCCACCACCGCGTTGCGGGCCACCGCGCGCCTGGACCCGCCGGATTTCGACGCGATCACCGAGGGGACCGACGTCGTCGTCGCAGTGCGCATCACCGACCGCGCGGGTAGCGAGGTGGTGCACGCCGACATCACCACCTGGGTGACGCCGGCCTGA